Proteins from a genomic interval of Amycolatopsis sp. cg13:
- a CDS encoding ABC transporter permease, giving the protein MNPAYLVVETRRLFRSPRFLIFVVAFPVVMFLLQATVFTDKSAPDHVAVAGVLMVNMMTFGTFAAATTNGARLAIERAGGWQRQLRLTPLSGAGYLGGKALSGMLAGLPALILVPAIAAFSQGVHLDPAGWLRVFLGIFLGTIPLVLLGLLLGQFGTPESMQPISMIVTLGIGFLGGLWIPLEGMPSWMHDVAQIMPTYWVLGLARPAVTNQLLVSLPTAVGVLGAWTLALGIVVVRRYRKDSARV; this is encoded by the coding sequence ATGAATCCCGCCTACCTGGTCGTCGAAACCCGCAGGCTGTTCCGCTCGCCGCGGTTCCTGATCTTCGTCGTGGCCTTCCCGGTCGTCATGTTCCTGTTGCAGGCCACGGTGTTCACCGACAAGTCCGCGCCGGACCACGTCGCGGTCGCGGGCGTGCTCATGGTCAACATGATGACGTTCGGCACCTTCGCCGCGGCCACCACGAACGGCGCCCGCCTCGCGATCGAGCGGGCCGGCGGCTGGCAGCGGCAGCTGCGGCTGACCCCGCTGTCGGGTGCGGGCTACCTCGGCGGCAAAGCGCTTTCCGGGATGCTCGCCGGGCTGCCCGCGCTGATCCTGGTCCCGGCCATCGCGGCCTTCTCCCAGGGCGTGCACCTCGACCCGGCGGGCTGGCTGCGTGTCTTCCTCGGCATTTTCCTCGGCACGATTCCGCTGGTGCTGCTCGGACTGCTGCTGGGCCAGTTCGGCACGCCGGAGTCGATGCAGCCGATCAGCATGATCGTGACGCTGGGCATCGGGTTCCTCGGCGGGCTGTGGATCCCGCTGGAGGGCATGCCGTCCTGGATGCACGACGTCGCGCAGATCATGCCGACCTACTGGGTCCTCGGGCTGGCCCGGCCAGCGGTGACGAATCAGCTGCTGGTGAGCCTGCCGACGGCGGTCGGCGTGCTGGGCGCGTGGACGCTGGCGCTCGGGATTGTCGTGGTCAGGCGATACCGTAAGGACAGCGCTCGGGTTTGA
- a CDS encoding Fur family transcriptional regulator, whose product MSSIPKPVPVPGRRSTKQRAAVVDLLSTVDDFRSAQELHDELRKRGDGIGLTTVYRTLQSLSEAGEIDVLRTDSGEAIYRRCSSHHHHHLVCRVCGRTVEVEGPAVERWAEKIAADHGFTEISHTVEITGTCAEHAS is encoded by the coding sequence ATGTCCTCGATCCCCAAGCCGGTCCCGGTGCCCGGCCGGCGCTCCACGAAGCAGCGTGCGGCGGTGGTCGACCTGCTCAGCACCGTCGACGACTTCCGCTCGGCCCAGGAGCTGCACGACGAACTCCGCAAGCGCGGCGACGGCATCGGCCTGACCACCGTCTACCGGACGCTCCAGTCGCTCTCCGAAGCGGGCGAGATCGACGTGCTGCGCACCGACTCCGGCGAGGCGATCTACCGCCGCTGCTCGTCGCACCACCACCATCACCTCGTGTGCCGCGTGTGCGGGCGCACGGTGGAGGTCGAGGGTCCCGCGGTGGAACGCTGGGCGGAGAAAATCGCGGCGGACCACGGGTTCACCGAGATCAGCCACACCGTGGAGATCACCGGCACCTGCGCCGAGCACGCGAGCTGA
- a CDS encoding glycine--tRNA ligase, with the protein MPANKIETVVSLCKRRGFVFPSGEIYGGTRSAWDYGPLGVELKDNIKRQWWKTVVQGREDVVGIDSSVILPRQVWVASGHVNVFTDPLIECLSCHKRFRADQLAEDFEARTGKTTTEDDLSEVPCPNCGTRGKYTEPRDFNMMLKTHLGPVETEEGLAYLRPETAQGIFVNFLNVQTASRKKPPFGIGQVGKSFRNEITPGNFIFRTREFEQMEMEFFVEPGEDETWHQYWIDARTEWYKDLGIKAENLRHFEHPKEKLSHYAKRTVDIEYRFAFNAGQEWGELEGIANRTDFDLTTHSNHSGVDLSFFDQASGQRYRPFVIEPAAGVGRSMMAFLVDAYDEEEVPNAKGGTDKRTVLHLDPRLAPFKAAVLPLSRNADLSPKARDLAARLRKHWNVDFDDAQAIGRRYRRQDEIGTPYCVTVDFDTLEDNAVTVRERDSMSQERISIDQVESYLAGRLLGC; encoded by the coding sequence GTGCCCGCCAACAAAATCGAAACCGTCGTCAGTCTGTGCAAGCGCCGTGGCTTCGTCTTCCCGTCGGGAGAGATCTACGGCGGCACCAGGTCGGCGTGGGACTACGGGCCGCTCGGCGTCGAGCTGAAGGACAACATCAAGCGCCAGTGGTGGAAGACCGTCGTGCAGGGCCGCGAGGACGTGGTCGGCATCGATTCCTCGGTCATCCTGCCGCGCCAGGTGTGGGTCGCCTCGGGGCACGTGAACGTGTTCACCGACCCGCTGATCGAGTGCCTTTCGTGCCACAAGCGGTTCCGTGCCGACCAGCTCGCCGAGGACTTCGAGGCGCGCACCGGCAAGACCACGACCGAGGACGACCTGTCCGAGGTGCCGTGCCCGAACTGCGGCACCCGCGGCAAGTACACCGAGCCGCGCGACTTCAACATGATGCTGAAGACGCACCTCGGCCCGGTCGAGACCGAAGAAGGCCTCGCCTACCTCCGCCCGGAGACGGCGCAGGGCATCTTCGTCAACTTCCTCAACGTGCAGACCGCGTCGCGCAAGAAGCCGCCGTTCGGCATCGGCCAGGTCGGCAAGTCCTTCCGCAACGAGATCACGCCGGGCAACTTCATCTTCCGCACGCGCGAGTTCGAGCAGATGGAGATGGAGTTCTTCGTCGAGCCGGGCGAGGACGAGACCTGGCACCAGTACTGGATCGACGCGCGCACCGAGTGGTACAAGGACCTCGGCATCAAGGCCGAGAACCTGCGCCACTTCGAGCACCCGAAGGAAAAGCTCTCGCACTACGCGAAGCGCACCGTCGACATCGAGTACCGGTTCGCGTTCAACGCCGGGCAGGAGTGGGGCGAACTGGAAGGCATCGCCAACCGCACCGACTTCGACCTGACCACGCACTCGAACCACTCGGGCGTGGACCTGTCGTTCTTCGACCAGGCCTCGGGCCAGCGCTACCGCCCGTTCGTGATCGAGCCGGCCGCGGGCGTGGGCCGGTCGATGATGGCGTTCCTGGTCGACGCGTACGACGAGGAAGAGGTGCCGAACGCCAAGGGCGGCACCGACAAGCGCACCGTGCTGCACCTCGACCCGCGGCTCGCGCCGTTCAAGGCCGCGGTGCTGCCGCTGTCGCGCAACGCCGACCTGTCGCCGAAGGCGCGCGACCTGGCCGCGCGGCTGCGCAAGCACTGGAACGTCGACTTCGACGACGCCCAGGCGATCGGCCGCCGCTACCGCCGCCAGGACGAGATCGGCACGCCGTACTGCGTCACGGTCGACTTCGACACGCTCGAGGACAACGCGGTGACGGTTCGCGAGCGGGACAGCATGAGCCAGGAGCGGATTTCGATCGACCAGGTCGAGTCGTACCTGGCCGGTCGGCTGCTCGGCTGCTGA
- a CDS encoding ABC transporter ATP-binding protein: protein MDNTQEIAAGAAIRLGGIAKRYGDVRAVKRVDLTIAPGEVVALLGPNGAGKSTTVDMILGLTTPDEGTVSVFGQTPADAVRAGMIGAMLQGGTLLDDLTVRETVGLVAKLHRRPMPVRDALRSAGVEDIADRRANKLSGGQKQRVRFAVALVSDPDLLVLDEPTAAMDVGSRREFWKSMYSFTDTGRTVLFATHYLEEAEEFADRVVLMRAGEIVADGSVAEVRALAGGRTIRAVLPAGVSDQLVSTLPAVTSFELRGERVALSSSDSDTTLRALLAAVPAVRDIEIGAVGLEGAFLSLTSDETEEAVR, encoded by the coding sequence ATGGACAACACACAGGAAATCGCGGCGGGGGCGGCGATCCGGCTGGGCGGGATCGCGAAGCGCTACGGCGACGTGCGCGCGGTCAAGCGAGTCGACCTGACCATCGCGCCGGGGGAAGTGGTGGCGCTGCTCGGGCCCAACGGGGCGGGCAAATCGACCACCGTCGACATGATTCTGGGGCTCACCACCCCCGACGAGGGCACCGTTTCGGTGTTCGGCCAGACGCCCGCCGACGCGGTGCGCGCCGGGATGATCGGGGCGATGCTGCAGGGCGGCACGCTGCTGGACGACCTGACTGTGCGCGAAACCGTCGGTCTCGTCGCGAAACTGCACCGCCGTCCGATGCCGGTGCGGGACGCGTTGCGCAGCGCGGGCGTCGAGGACATCGCCGACCGGCGGGCCAACAAGCTTTCCGGCGGCCAAAAACAACGCGTGCGATTCGCGGTCGCGCTGGTGTCCGACCCGGATCTGCTCGTGCTCGACGAGCCGACCGCGGCGATGGACGTCGGCAGCAGGCGCGAGTTCTGGAAGTCGATGTACTCCTTCACTGATACCGGCCGCACCGTGCTCTTCGCGACCCATTACCTCGAAGAGGCCGAGGAATTCGCCGATCGGGTGGTGCTGATGCGCGCCGGGGAGATCGTCGCCGACGGGTCCGTCGCGGAGGTCCGCGCGCTCGCCGGGGGCCGCACGATCCGCGCGGTGCTTCCGGCCGGGGTCAGCGACCAGCTGGTCTCGACGCTGCCCGCGGTCACTTCCTTCGAACTGCGCGGCGAACGCGTCGCACTGTCCAGTTCGGACTCCGACACCACCCTGCGCGCCTTGCTCGCCGCCGTTCCGGCCGTGCGCGACATCGAGATCGGCGCGGTCGGCCTCGAAGGCGCGTTCCTTTCCCTGACCTCCGACGAGACGGAAGAAGCAGTCCGATGA
- a CDS encoding class F sortase: MQGTQAQPARKRGALIVAAAVAVVAAVIAAVLIFFTGNDNAAQPQQQTGTAQVGSGQAGSSQAGNTQPDPGQTPGTVKLPGGGQAKLIAEEVGADGALPIPKSLGEAAWWGSGVGAAQGVTLLSGHVNWAGKTGPFQELWRMKPGQVVTVTDAAGKQWEYKIDEARTIHKSDLAAESAKLFDPDGPHRLVLVTCGGDYVGGQEGYDDNRVVTASPVTRS, from the coding sequence ATGCAGGGGACACAGGCCCAACCAGCACGCAAACGCGGCGCACTGATCGTCGCGGCGGCCGTCGCGGTCGTGGCAGCCGTCATCGCCGCGGTGCTGATTTTCTTCACCGGCAACGACAACGCCGCGCAGCCGCAGCAGCAGACCGGCACCGCGCAGGTCGGCAGCGGCCAAGCCGGAAGCAGTCAAGCCGGGAACACCCAGCCGGACCCCGGGCAGACTCCCGGCACCGTCAAGCTGCCCGGCGGCGGGCAGGCGAAGCTGATCGCCGAGGAGGTCGGCGCGGACGGCGCGCTGCCGATCCCGAAGAGTCTCGGCGAAGCGGCCTGGTGGGGATCCGGCGTCGGAGCCGCGCAGGGCGTCACCCTGTTGTCCGGGCACGTCAACTGGGCCGGCAAGACCGGTCCGTTCCAGGAGCTCTGGCGGATGAAACCGGGCCAGGTCGTCACTGTCACCGACGCCGCGGGCAAGCAGTGGGAGTACAAGATCGACGAGGCGCGCACGATCCACAAATCGGATCTCGCCGCCGAATCCGCGAAACTCTTCGACCCCGACGGCCCGCACCGGCTGGTGCTCGTCACGTGCGGCGGCGACTACGTGGGCGGCCAGGAGGGCTACGACGACAACCGGGTCGTGACGGCCTCGCCGGTCACCCGTTCGTGA
- a CDS encoding ArsR/SmtB family transcription factor gives MAKDIEPSAGPGSDPADEAVGGGQAEAPADPPHPVGAGRSDGSAGRSAASGPAVLPPGVLADAGELLRALAAPVRIAIVLQLREADRCVHELVDELDVAQPLISQHLRVLKTAGVVQGERRGREVVYRLVDDHLAHIVVDAVAHVQEGK, from the coding sequence GTGGCCAAGGACATCGAGCCATCGGCGGGGCCCGGCTCCGATCCCGCGGACGAGGCGGTCGGCGGCGGGCAGGCGGAAGCGCCCGCGGACCCGCCGCATCCCGTTGGCGCGGGCCGTTCGGACGGCTCGGCTGGCCGGTCCGCCGCGTCCGGACCGGCGGTCCTGCCCCCGGGGGTGCTCGCGGACGCGGGCGAACTGCTCCGGGCGCTCGCCGCTCCGGTGCGGATCGCTATCGTGCTCCAGTTGCGGGAGGCGGACCGGTGCGTGCACGAGCTCGTGGACGAACTCGACGTCGCCCAGCCGTTGATCAGCCAGCACCTGCGCGTCCTCAAGACGGCGGGCGTGGTGCAGGGCGAGCGGCGCGGTCGCGAGGTCGTCTACCGGCTGGTGGACGATCACCTGGCGCACATCGTCGTCGACGCGGTCGCCCACGTGCAGGAAGGGAAGTGA
- a CDS encoding class F sortase: MPRTVLTVVSAVIAVLAIAAGVIVLTWVPAPDQTVVADPPPGSLPGEDGAPAELPSDGQAIGLQRPGSIRLPDGSEARLKRTEITQKGILPIPRGLSDAAWWGARLGAQQGAAVLSGHVNWAGAKGPFDDLWRVHTGDNVSIVDASGGRWLYRVTGATTIPKEQLPAQAPGWFAQTGPHRLVLVTCGGDYVGGTEGYDENRIVTADLVSRPD, encoded by the coding sequence GTGCCGCGCACCGTGCTGACGGTCGTGTCGGCGGTGATCGCCGTCCTCGCGATCGCGGCCGGCGTGATCGTCCTGACCTGGGTGCCCGCCCCGGACCAGACCGTCGTGGCCGACCCGCCGCCCGGCTCGCTGCCGGGCGAGGACGGCGCGCCCGCCGAACTGCCCTCGGACGGCCAGGCGATCGGCCTGCAACGCCCCGGCAGCATCCGGCTGCCCGACGGCTCCGAGGCCCGGCTGAAGCGCACCGAGATCACCCAGAAAGGCATCCTGCCGATCCCGCGCGGCCTCAGCGACGCCGCGTGGTGGGGTGCCCGGCTCGGCGCGCAGCAAGGCGCGGCGGTGCTGTCCGGGCACGTCAACTGGGCCGGCGCGAAGGGACCCTTCGACGACCTGTGGCGCGTCCACACCGGCGACAACGTCAGCATCGTCGACGCTTCCGGCGGCCGCTGGCTCTACCGCGTCACCGGCGCGACCACGATCCCGAAGGAACAGCTGCCGGCGCAGGCCCCCGGCTGGTTCGCCCAGACCGGCCCGCACCGCCTGGTCCTGGTCACCTGCGGCGGCGACTACGTCGGCGGCACCGAGGGCTACGACGAGAACCGGATCGTCACGGCGGACCTGGTATCCCGTCCGGACTGA